The Fusarium falciforme chromosome 4, complete sequence genomic interval AGCAAAGTTGTGAGCAACGAGCAGGTTGGCGATGCCAGCACCCATGTCGCCTATGGACAGCAGTCCAATTTGGGCAATAGGGCTGTCTTTGCTTGACATACTGTTATGACAATTCACGCTGGCGTATGAATATTAATCTCAGATTGACACGGAAAGTTTCATCCGATGTCGTTTAGTTGATGATGTCGGTCTCAGGGAAACGTGATCACCATGTTCATGCAAGGTCCAAGTTTATTGTCAAGAGATGTTCACAAGCGGGGAATTAGCCGCATACACCCTCAAGTATCAGTATCACATTGTTCTCAGTCTTATCGGAACATGGCGCAATATGTAGCTGAAATGTGTTGATCTGAGCAACTGGATACTGGCGACAATTGGAGCTCTTCACCTGTGGATAGTACTTTCAACGCACCAGAAACACCATCTCGATGCGCCGGGGTCTCCATCAAAGATAGGTACTCTTGGCTTCTGGCACAAATCAGGTTATCGCGACGGCTTAGTCAACAAATGTCTTCATCAACCACCAAGCGAATCGAAAGCCATGGCCGACCATCCATTCTGGTGGTGAGCGACGTCACCCGCCCAGGATCCGTCCCTGTTTGCCCGTCGCGGGGAAACGTCTATCGCCCGATTCGCCTCTAACGGCATGACATGATGACGAACACTTGACAGGCCCGTCCTCTCCTGCCGGTTACAGGACAGAGCCGAGTTAGCGAGCAGCTAGAAACACAGTAGAACCTGATTCTCGTCTTGAATACAAACTTCGCCTTTGAACCATCACTACACCACACCAGCAGACCCATGTAAGAAAGACCATCTATTATACATCATGGCACCCTCTCGCCAGCCAcaaccagcaccagcaactTCCTCACGGAGCAACCCACAAGAGCCAGCAAATGACACCAAGTCAAAAAAGAAACGGGTTGAGCCGATATCTTCTCTTGCCCCACGGAGACCGGACGAGATTGAGGAGGCGGAATCAGTAGTACCAACACCCAAACCGAAACTTACGAGAGTTGAATCATCGGACGAAGAGGACCAAGAAggggacgacgatgatgtgGAAAGCGTCTATTTATCAGACGACGAAAGAAGCGACGATCAGGACACGACGTCGGAAGAAGACTCGGATGATTCCGACGACAGCGTGGAATCATTACCACCTCGACAGTTGACAAGACGTTCAACTGGACGCGCCGTAAAACATCCATCACCCTCCTCGCCATTCACAGTTGTCCAGACTCGATCTGAGACCACACACTGGATAACCACACAGCAACCCCAAGGAAACAACAGAGCCGTAACTCGCGGCACCAGAACCATTCAACAGCAAACTACTATGCACGGCCAAAATCTCAATACCCAACAACAAAGACGGTCGAGCGGGAATAGCCTCAGGCTCAACATGAGCATCGATGTCAACATGTCTTTCAGTGGCCTCGTTACGGGCCGCAATCTGTCATTCGCTGGGGTATGTAAGCCGCCGTTCGTATCAAAGGAACAATCTGACTCACAGATCCAGGGACAACTGTCCTACGGTTGGAGTCGCCGCAACACACAGGGAAGTTGAGGTGAAGCTCCAATCCATCTGCAATAAGCCATACGAGCTGTGGCAATAAGTTAAAGTCCATCGTTGAGAAACGGTGAGATTAGGTGGAGATTTCGGCTTGTGATGCGCTAAACAGTCTGGTCATGTATATAGTCGGGTCGAGATCAGACGACAGACGTCGTCAACAATATGACGAGTCGGTTACTCAATCATGTCGATATCGTCGACTGCAGCGGCTGGAGcttgagcctgagcctgggcAGGGGCTGCCTCGGTTCCGTTGGATGGCTCCGTGGTTTGCGCGTTGCCTCCGCCAAAGTAGTCCGCCATTTCCGCATCCAATTCTTCCTGCGTCTTCTTGGTGCGAGGGTTACCTCGCCCACCACGGCCTCCCTCCTGATcccttcctccttctctgcCACCACCCTCTCTACGAGCTCCGGGACGACGACCACCCTGGCCGCGCCTCCGGGGCATTGGGCTCCTCCGATCACCTCCTTGCCCAGGAACATATCTATCAATTCCCTTGCGAGCtgcttcgtcctcgtcgtacCGGCGGTGTGGTGAATGAGATCGTGCCCTGTCTCCTGGGGCTGAAATGCGCTCTGCCAAGGGGCGACTGGGCATGACAGCTGTATCGAAGGGGTTTCTTGCAGGGCCACTGGGAAGAAGTGTCAATCGAATAGGTTGTCCTATATGCTTTTGTTAGAAATGTCAGAGCTTGAATAGCAAGTATTGCCCGCGTACCGTTGGCATTGGCGCCATCAAACTGTCGGACGGCCTCTTGAGCGTCTTCTTTCTGCTCGTAGGTCACGTAGGCTGTTCCCTCAGATCGTCCGGCGCGGTCATATCGCAATTGAAGTCGAACAACAGGGCCAATTCTGCGGAAGAGCTCCTGCAACCATAGTGAGCAACTATTACCTGATCGCATAGTGAATGGATGCGCTTACATCGAGGTCATCCTCGGTGAGGTCATAGTGGATGTTGTCGACTCTCAGTTTTGAGCCTCTGGACTCCCTGAAGGTTCGATTGTTAGGAATACCCTCGTTCTTGTTGATCGTCTGACTTACTGGTCAGGAGACTCGCGGCGTCGGCGTGGAGCGGGTCCTCTGCGACCGTCTGCAAAAGGTGAGACTGGGGAATCGTCAAGAAAGGTTTTGAGTAGTATTACTGTTCTCTTCGTATCGGTCATGGACCCATTCACTATCTCCAATCAGCAACTGGACGGGATAAGAGGTGTGACTGCTGTTACCTGTCGAGGTTTCGCGATTCGTCTCGGAAGGACTGTATGTGGGAGGGATGCTCTGGTCAGCAATAGATTTCTCAGAGTGGAAAGCCGTTCAATCGACAAAAGCTCCGAGCACCGAAGGACGAGTTGCGAGGAGGGTTGTagaggtcgaggaggcaTCACTGGAGGATGAGAGGGAGGATAGATCAACCTGGATAGCCATAGTCAGTAAGGCTTCGGCGGAGAAGGCGAAACAGCGGGGGCAGGAACAAACTGACCTTTCTGACGCCGTCGCGAGGGTAATCCTGGCGCGGCTCACGCCGGCGACCCTGGCCGCGTTGGTTGCGAGGCCGATTGCTGCGCTGGTAGTGGCGATGTTAGCTGTGGCCGACAGCGCAGCGCGACGCAGGAACTGCGGTGGACGGGCAGAACCCAGGTGCAGCGACTTACAGTTTCGGCGATGATCTCGTCAAGGCCACGGTCCATCTTATCAGCCATGTTGTGAGGATATCTGGGGAGACTTGTGAGTTTCAAAGAGTCTCGTGGtgtagaaaaaaaaagttggtgagaagaagagaagaaggaggagcgcAAGGCGACTTCTCATGGAGACGGGACGGACGCGGCTGGCAGGCGCCCGGTGCCCGGCCAAGCTGGCTGCTGCTACCACTGCAGACCTGCGCCGAGTCCAAGGTACGTACCAGCCACAGCCACGCCTTGGCGGTTATGAGCGGCGTGCAGATGTGGGGGCAGCATGTGTTATTCTTTGTTTGTAGATTACTTGTCGTAAATTACAGTACATAGATAACTCAAATATCAAATTTTAACTACAAATCCATGCATAATCAGCTATGAAGCAATTGAGATGGACACGCCCATACTCAAAGTACAAGCAGTAATAAAAGTCATGGCACTGTAAGGACACGCCAATGCCCAAGCCACATCTTCGGCGGGCGATTAATTATCCGCTCATGTCCCAACTCCCGCTAGGCCTATTCTGGGACTACCCCAAATCTGGAACTCTAAGCTGTCCTGTCTTATCCCTTTGGCTGGCTCTCACTCGTGTGGCAGGCCGGCGCCCTAGTTGACCAGAAACCACCTTTTCGTATTCCTGATATTACCCCTTCTTCGGGCTGACCGTCGTGATCtttccctcttttttcttcctttctcATTCCTCCCTTGTCAAGAATCATCGTTTCTCGGCGCGAATACTTGTTGGTTCCTTCTCCGCCGTCCTCTCCCCGTCGCGGCGCACCTCGAACCAAATCTCCAACTTGATGCCCTCGTCCAGCTCGCGATAGCCGGTGCTGTCGCACGCTCACCCCGACACTGTTTCTCTCTTCGCCTGTCTAGGCGCAAAGCAACCCAGACGAAAGACGGCACTCATGGCTCGCCCCATGGGGTCGGTCCGCCTCAAGAAGGGGAATCCTTCGaccctcgccctcggtgTCATCCTctgcatcttcatcatcgtcttcctcgtctcgCCCTCGGGCAAGTCCGTCACAGCCAAGCGATTCGAGTCGGTAACCGCAGAGCATCATCTGTCGCCCCCCACGTCTCCGTACCGAAAGTCAAAATCGCGATCTGGCGTCCCATTCAAGCCACCACCCGTCGCGCATTACAACCTTAACAATGTCACCATTACCACTTCGCCCATCGAGAACCGAGAGAATGTCCTGATTCTCACCCCTATGGCCCGCTTCTACCCCGAGTACTGGGAGAACCTGTTGAGGCTGAGCTACCCGCACGAGCTCATCACTCTGGGCTTCATCCtgcccaagaccaaggagggTAACCAGGCCACAACTGACCTGCAGGAGTTCGTGCACAAGACCCAGAAGCACGGCCGTGAAAAGGACAAGTTCAAGAGCATCATTATCCTGCGACAAGATTTTGAGCCCGCCATTGTCTCTCAGGATGAGAGCGAGCGACATAAGCTGGCAAACCAAAAGGCCCGTCGCGAGGTCATGGCCAAGGCCCGGAACTCTCTGCTCTTCACCACCCTTGGACCGGATACCTCTTGGGTTCTGTGGCTGGACTCTGACATTGTCGAGACACCGACCTCGCTGATCCAGGATCTCGCCGCCTTTGACAAGCCATTGATTGTCCCCAACTGCTTCCAGCGATATTACGATGAGGAGCACAAGCAAATGGCTGAGCGACCATACGACTTCAACAGCTGGCAGGACAGCGAGACTGCGCTTGCACTCGCCGCGAAGATGGGTCCTGATGAGATTCTCCTCGAGGGATACGCCGAGATGGCGACTTATCGCATGTTGATGGCGTACTTGGCGACTGATGGAGGAGACCCGAAGATGGTGATTCCTCTCGATGGAGTTGGAGGCACCGCTCTCCTGGTCAAGGCGGACGTCCACCGCGACGGCGCCATGTTCCCCCCTTTCCCCTTTTACCACCTCATCGAGACTGAGGGATTCGCCAAGATGGCGAAGCGATTAGGCTGGCAACCATACGGTCTCCCCAACTACAAGGTAAGCATACAGCATCAACCCACTGAATTCCGTGTCTAACAAGATGGCAGGTTTACCACTATAATGAGTAATTTCGTCGCAGCAAGGCCACATTGGGAATCATGAACCAATTCCTTGAGCAAACTTCTTTTCTTCACGACTTGTCATGccagaagacgacgagcCATGCTGCACCAGACCGGACGAGTGGTTCGCCCCATTCGCTCTACTGTAGCCATCCATTGCTGGGCAATTCATGTTTCAAATCGGGCGGGTTCAGGCCAcggcgttttttttttatagtgtATCCTTTGAAAATgagagaggaggatgacaaAAAGTGAGGCTCGAATTCCAGAAGCAGAAGTGAGAAGAGGAGGCGAGAGAGAGATGCATTAGCTGGCATCTCTTGTACTCGAATTGTTTCTACGCATTTTTGTAAAACACAGATCACGGGGCGGAGTGAAAGCAATAGTGGAATGATGGGATCGGTTGGGGATAGACGGGCATCTATGCGAGTGATTTTTTGACTGTTCTGTTACCATCCTAGAAGAGTTTTTGGCCACGAATCGATGGCAGACCTTGATTTGACGGATATTTGACATTTACTACTGTCTGTCATGTGAGGGGAgttgtgtgcgtgtgtgtttGTTTGGTATCTGTCTGATTGTTCGTCATGCCCGCTGTCGCTCAACCTATCCTATCCATTCATTGTAAGAAAtccaaaaaagaaatatctgAATATCCCAATCTTGTACATCCAAGTCATGATATGAATGCCCTTGTTCCTAAACTCCATATTAAAACTCACACCCATCGAAGAGTATGTCCGAACCCAAGAATAACTTCCTTATTCATACAGATGTCCCCTAGGGCCCATCGTATCTTCCATCCGAGTCTTTGCACCAAAACTCGACCAACTTTCGCGTGCCTAGCTCATCCCCGCCGCGCAAGAGGGCCGCGACGTCGACGTTGAGAGGGCTATCGGTCTCGGGGCAGCCGAGCAGCATGCGCACGGCGCGCACGCACTCCAGGACGCTGTATGCGGGCGTCCAGGCGTCCTTGAGCAGGTCGAGGCAGATCTCCCCGCTCTGCAGGGCGATGTTGGGGTGCACGATGGTCGTGACGAACGTCATCTTAGGAGGCGCGAGGGGGTATGTCGTAGGGATCGAGATGCTGAGAAGCCAGCGACCCTCTGCCAAAGAGTTAGCTAATGTGTTTCCGCAAAGGGGGAGTAGAATCTAACCGTCGTAGCCATGTCCAATACCCCGTCCGTTGATGACGGCCTCCCACTCCATCAGGTTGTCCTCGCTGACAGGTCCTAGGCGCTCGATACCCGTCTCATCCTTTTGCTCAGTGCTCCATGTATCTAGTTCCTTTATTAGTCGCCGGCTAGCGCTCCTTGAAACGGATGGTCCTGCAGGTGTCGACATGGCTgaatgcgatgcgatgcgatgcgatgacGGTATCGATGCTCGGTGTAGTATCCGACGGATGATGGAATAAATGCAGCTTTGGAAAGGAGTCACTGGTTCGGCTGGTATTGGATCAAGGGATGAATGTGCTCCTTAACTATGGAGATGAACACGGCCTGGACTGGGGTCGTGGACTGTTCGTCGGCACTGGAGCTTGGATGCTGGAAGCTCGGTTTGTTGCCCAGCTCGACAGGGATAAAGGCgggtgatgatgccgaggCCGGATGACCTACGTAGCTGCTACGTACACGTCTACCGAGGGGACGCACCCCCGTGGCTGTGCTGCTGTGGCTCAGCAAAGGTGGCGCTTTCTAATGGCAACTTTCACCCCTACGTCTATCATGTGAAAGTCAGGGTCCAAGATGCCCCTGGTCACTCATCAGACAAGACAGTTAATCACGATTCATGCCAGCAATTCTTCGTCACTTTTCATTTGAACATCTAAAACTCCAATTTTGGGGACTGATTACAATTTGGATTAGAGTAGATAGTCTATCAGTGTTGGGTAGACTTGAGCTCTCTCGATAGGGTATCCTTTTCACTTCTTTCGCCGTCCACCTCCACTACCACCACTGCGGACAGGCTTTTTCTTGGATGAAGTCGAGGTACGAGGTGGATTCCTCCTTACTGGATGGGCCTCAGGCTCGGCCTCTGCTTCAGGTGAGGGCTCGAGCG includes:
- a CDS encoding RRM domain-containing protein, which codes for MADKMDRGLDEIIAETRSNRPRNQRGQGRRREPRQDYPRDGVRKVDLSSLSSSSDASSTSTTLLATRPSVLGAFSIPPTYSPSETNRETSTGNSSHTSYPVQLLIGDSEWVHDRYEENNGRRGPAPRRRRESPDQESRGSKLRVDNIHYDLTEDDLDELFRRIGPVVRLQLRYDRAGRSEGTAYVTYEQKEDAQEAVRQFDGANANGQPIRLTLLPSGPARNPFDTAVMPSRPLAERISAPGDRARSHSPHRRYDEDEAARKGIDRYVPGQGGDRRSPMPRRRGQGGRRPGARREGGGREGGRDQEGGRGGRGNPRTKKTQEELDAEMADYFGGGNAQTTEPSNGTEAAPAQAQAQAPAAAVDDIDMIE
- a CDS encoding Glycosyltransferase family 62, producing the protein MARPMGSVRLKKGNPSTLALGVILCIFIIVFLVSPSGKSVTAKRFESVTAEHHLSPPTSPYRKSKSRSGVPFKPPPVAHYNLNNVTITTSPIENRENVLILTPMARFYPEYWENLLRLSYPHELITLGFILPKTKEGNQATTDLQEFVHKTQKHGREKDKFKSIIILRQDFEPAIVSQDESERHKLANQKARREVMAKARNSLLFTTLGPDTSWVLWLDSDIVETPTSLIQDLAAFDKPLIVPNCFQRYYDEEHKQMAERPYDFNSWQDSETALALAAKMGPDEILLEGYAEMATYRMLMAYLATDGGDPKMVIPLDGVGGTALLVKADVHRDGAMFPPFPFYHLIETEGFAKMAKRLGWQPYGLPNYKVYHYNE